A stretch of Caballeronia sp. NK8 DNA encodes these proteins:
- a CDS encoding glutathione S-transferase family protein — protein sequence MTKILELHGAPTGNCIRAAIALEEAELPYTVRFVNLANHEQKQSAHLALNPAAKVPVLVEKEADEAPFVITQSNAIVFYAAEKRPGRLLPEDDRARAVAYERFFFFVTDVIAPSHAAFFLGRAGASEARALLTERMLANLATAEQYPDANGYMAGKSFSIADIAAFTITSSVREHLPWNQLPNLRRWYERIEARPAVARGYRAFKV from the coding sequence ATGACGAAAATCCTGGAGCTTCATGGCGCTCCGACGGGCAACTGTATCCGCGCAGCGATCGCTCTGGAAGAAGCGGAACTGCCCTACACGGTTCGATTCGTCAATCTCGCGAATCACGAGCAGAAGCAGTCCGCGCATCTGGCGCTGAACCCGGCGGCAAAAGTACCTGTATTGGTCGAGAAGGAAGCGGACGAAGCACCGTTCGTCATTACCCAGTCGAACGCAATCGTCTTCTATGCGGCGGAAAAGCGGCCGGGTCGCCTGCTGCCGGAGGACGATCGAGCTCGCGCCGTCGCGTATGAGCGCTTTTTCTTCTTCGTGACAGACGTCATCGCTCCGAGTCATGCCGCTTTTTTTCTCGGACGAGCAGGCGCTTCAGAGGCGCGAGCGCTTCTTACCGAACGCATGCTTGCTAACCTCGCGACTGCAGAGCAGTATCCCGACGCGAATGGATACATGGCCGGCAAGTCGTTCTCTATCGCGGACATTGCGGCGTTCACGATCACGTCGTCGGTCAGGGAACATCTGCCCTGGAATCAGCTGCCCAATCTGCGTCGCTGGTATGAACGGATCGAGGCGAGGCCGGCGGTCGCGCGGGGCTATCGGGCATTCAAGGTCTGA
- a CDS encoding flavin reductase family protein: MEIDFEAITEYQRYKLMASLIVPRPIALVTTLGVDGTVNAAPFSMFNMLGEEPPIVMISINRLADGTLKDTAVNIPREKEFVVHLADEAISQQMHRCGERFAADVSELEQVGLSALASTRVKPPRIAEAPVAFECALWETLETASRHIFIGRVLMLHARDELIDIDTWRVRLEHYFPVGRFGASDYVTTRDRFQM; the protein is encoded by the coding sequence ATGGAAATCGATTTCGAAGCGATTACCGAGTACCAGCGATACAAGCTGATGGCGAGTCTGATCGTGCCGCGGCCCATTGCTCTCGTAACCACGCTCGGCGTGGACGGCACCGTGAACGCCGCGCCGTTCTCGATGTTCAACATGCTGGGCGAAGAGCCGCCCATCGTCATGATCAGCATCAACCGGCTGGCGGACGGCACGTTGAAAGACACTGCGGTGAATATCCCGCGTGAAAAGGAGTTCGTCGTGCATCTCGCCGATGAAGCCATCTCGCAGCAGATGCATCGCTGCGGCGAACGCTTCGCCGCGGATGTCTCCGAGCTCGAACAAGTGGGTTTGAGCGCGCTTGCCTCGACGCGCGTGAAGCCTCCGCGCATTGCCGAGGCGCCCGTCGCGTTCGAGTGCGCTTTGTGGGAGACGCTCGAAACGGCGAGCCGCCACATCTTCATCGGCCGCGTGCTGATGCTGCATGCGCGTGACGAACTCATCGATATCGATACGTGGCGCGTTCGCCTGGAGCACTACTTTCCGGTAGGTCGCTTCGGCGCGAGCGACTACGTGACGACGCGAGACCGCTTTCAGATGTGA
- a CDS encoding GntR family transcriptional regulator, producing the protein MNSGKESADARIYRSIFEGVLNRRLTPGTKLPEPELCAVFGVGRAVVRRALEKLAYDGIVVLRPNKGAVIAQPTRAETRAIFEARRAVERALVELASERASTADIAALRGQLDEEHQAMHRFDQPSWARLASAFHLRIAALAGNAILEHYLSELISRCSLIVGAYEPVGNAPCEHDEHTVILDCLEARDAAGAIAHMMAHLHSLETRIETSRMPGENGLAHLLGIEPAQRTAME; encoded by the coding sequence ATGAACAGCGGAAAGGAGAGCGCGGACGCGCGCATCTATCGGTCGATCTTCGAAGGCGTGCTGAATCGCAGGCTCACGCCCGGCACGAAGCTGCCCGAGCCCGAGTTATGCGCGGTTTTCGGTGTGGGTCGCGCGGTCGTGCGGCGCGCGCTCGAAAAGCTCGCGTACGACGGCATCGTCGTCCTGCGTCCGAACAAGGGCGCGGTGATCGCGCAGCCGACCCGCGCGGAGACGCGCGCGATCTTCGAGGCGCGGCGTGCTGTCGAGCGCGCGCTCGTCGAACTCGCGTCGGAGCGCGCGAGCACCGCGGATATCGCCGCGTTGCGTGGACAGCTCGATGAGGAACACCAGGCGATGCATCGCTTCGATCAGCCATCGTGGGCGCGGCTTGCGAGCGCGTTTCATCTGCGTATCGCGGCGCTCGCGGGTAATGCAATCCTCGAACACTATCTCAGCGAACTGATCTCTCGCTGCTCGCTGATCGTCGGCGCTTACGAGCCGGTCGGCAACGCGCCGTGCGAGCACGACGAGCACACTGTCATCCTCGATTGCCTCGAAGCGCGCGATGCTGCGGGCGCGATCGCGCACATGATGGCGCATCTGCACAGCCTGGAGACGCGCATCGAGACATCGCGCATGCCGGGCGAAAACGGGCTCGCGCATCTGCTCGGCATCGAACCCGCGCAACGAACCGCAATGGAGTGA
- a CDS encoding polysaccharide deacetylase family protein produces MNDFDPLKTHGRFDYRPIHESDGYRWPNGAGLAVYLGFNLEHFAFGEGLGAALGPLSPHPDVLNYSWREYGNRVGAWRCIELFDALDLPAGTLINTSLYDHCPELVEACAARGDELIAHGHTNAQRQSDLDEDGERALLAHCRARMLERSGAAPSGWLSPWISESHRTPDLLAETGFRYTLNWCHDDRPVRMNTRGGPLWSIPYPQELNDLPMIMARQMDMRDFADMIIDQFDEMLEQTLRARTPQALVMGIALHPYIVGQPYRLRHLRRALAHIAAAREDIWLTTPGAIARHADEAVPVPVQAA; encoded by the coding sequence ATGAACGATTTCGATCCGTTGAAGACGCATGGACGCTTCGACTATCGCCCGATCCACGAAAGCGATGGTTATCGCTGGCCGAACGGCGCGGGCCTCGCGGTCTATCTCGGTTTCAACCTCGAACACTTCGCGTTCGGCGAAGGACTGGGCGCGGCGCTCGGGCCGCTGTCGCCGCATCCCGACGTGCTCAACTACAGCTGGCGCGAGTACGGCAATCGCGTGGGCGCGTGGCGCTGCATCGAACTGTTCGATGCACTCGACCTGCCCGCGGGAACGCTCATCAATACCTCGCTCTACGATCACTGTCCCGAGCTCGTCGAAGCATGCGCCGCGCGTGGCGACGAACTCATCGCGCACGGTCACACGAACGCGCAGCGTCAGAGCGACCTCGATGAAGACGGCGAACGCGCGCTGCTCGCGCACTGCCGCGCGCGCATGCTCGAACGTTCCGGCGCAGCGCCTTCGGGATGGCTCTCGCCGTGGATCTCCGAATCGCATCGCACGCCGGACCTGCTCGCCGAGACGGGTTTCCGTTACACGCTCAACTGGTGTCACGACGACCGGCCCGTGCGCATGAACACGCGCGGCGGCCCGCTCTGGTCGATTCCCTATCCGCAGGAACTGAACGACCTGCCGATGATCATGGCGCGTCAGATGGACATGCGCGACTTCGCGGACATGATCATCGATCAGTTCGACGAGATGCTCGAACAGACGCTGCGCGCGCGCACGCCGCAGGCGCTCGTGATGGGCATTGCGCTGCATCCGTATATCGTCGGGCAACCGTATCGGTTGCGGCATTTGCGGCGTGCGCTCGCGCATATCGCGGCGGCGCGCGAGGACATCTGGCTGACGACGCCCGGCGCGATCGCGCGTCATGCCGACGAAGCCGTGCCCGTGCCGGTGCAGGCCGCATGA
- a CDS encoding ABC transporter ATP-binding protein: MVQPASTVVRASPADIELVHVSKRYGDALAVDAIDLRIPGGAYCCLLGPSGCGKTSTLRMIAGHEWVSEGDVLIGGRNVTREQPVARGTAMVFQSYALFPHLSALDNVAFSLKVRGVAKEARRKRAGELLELVAMSSYANRKPAQLSGGQQQRVALARALLNEPRCLLLDEPLSALDPFLRVQMRAELKRWQKELGITFVHVTHSQEEAMALADLVVVMSHGHIEQSGTPFDVFNRPHTEFVARFLGGHNVLGSNGRLFTVRADHLRIAPQGVAPGTSAGDSGLLRIGGLACTVREAEYQGTHLRMTLDPLDGSPELVSMISDADYDAQRAGPGARVTVWWDEQNAHPLAA, translated from the coding sequence ATGGTTCAACCGGCATCCACGGTGGTTCGAGCGAGCCCGGCCGATATCGAGCTCGTGCATGTGTCGAAGCGCTATGGCGATGCGCTCGCCGTCGACGCCATCGACCTGCGCATTCCCGGCGGAGCGTATTGCTGTCTGCTCGGTCCCTCCGGCTGCGGCAAGACGTCGACGCTGCGCATGATCGCGGGCCACGAGTGGGTGTCCGAAGGCGATGTGCTGATCGGCGGGCGCAATGTCACGCGCGAGCAGCCGGTCGCGCGCGGCACGGCCATGGTGTTCCAGAGCTACGCGCTCTTCCCGCATCTCTCGGCGCTCGACAATGTCGCGTTCAGCCTCAAGGTGCGCGGCGTCGCGAAGGAAGCGCGCAGGAAGCGCGCGGGCGAACTGCTCGAACTCGTCGCGATGTCGTCCTACGCGAACCGCAAGCCTGCGCAGCTTTCGGGCGGACAGCAGCAGCGCGTCGCGCTTGCGCGCGCCCTGCTCAACGAGCCGCGCTGCCTGCTGCTCGACGAGCCGCTCTCCGCGCTCGATCCGTTCCTGCGCGTGCAGATGCGCGCCGAACTCAAGCGCTGGCAGAAGGAACTCGGCATCACCTTCGTGCACGTCACGCATTCGCAGGAGGAAGCGATGGCGCTCGCGGATCTCGTCGTGGTGATGAGTCACGGTCATATCGAGCAGAGCGGCACGCCTTTCGACGTATTCAATCGGCCGCACACGGAATTCGTCGCGCGCTTTCTGGGCGGCCATAACGTGCTCGGTTCGAACGGGCGGCTTTTCACGGTGCGGGCGGATCATCTGCGCATTGCGCCGCAGGGCGTCGCGCCCGGCACGAGCGCCGGCGACAGCGGTCTTCTGCGCATCGGCGGACTCGCTTGCACAGTGCGCGAGGCCGAGTATCAGGGCACGCATCTGCGCATGACGCTCGATCCGCTCGACGGCTCTCCCGAACTCGTCTCGATGATCAGCGACGCCGACTACGACGCGCAACGCGCCGGCCCCGGCGCGCGCGTGACGGTGTGGTGGGACGAACAGAACGCGCATCCGCTCGCCGCGTGA
- a CDS encoding PotD/PotF family extracellular solute-binding protein has protein sequence MNDEQASARDADTTNAGMSRRTFIKGAVAAAGIAGFPYVHAQEKITLRYLGTAVNQSAEIAKKFKEDTGIEIQYIPVTTDDVTKRIITQPNSFDIVDTEYFSLKKLIPAGTLAGMDAKRIKLADKITPVLTKGEVNGKKIGDQGTAPKKVMFLKGARSTEFSTTPTEWMTLIPTTYNADTLGIRPDLISRPVTTWADLLNPQFKGKAALLNIPAIGIMDAAMAIEATGQVKYGDKGNMTKAEIDQTIKVLIEAKRAGQFRAFWRDFNESVNLMASGEVVIQSMWSPAVTKVRTMGIACKFQPLKEGYRSWASGFGFPRSLQGRKLDAAYEFVNWFQDGWAGAYLMRQGYYPGVTETAKSHMQAYEWDYWMEGKPAAQDIKAPDGQLLEKAGTVRDGGSYNQRMGAIACWNAVMDENIYMVQKWNEFIAA, from the coding sequence ATGAACGACGAACAAGCCAGCGCACGCGATGCAGACACCACGAACGCAGGCATGTCACGCCGCACTTTCATCAAGGGCGCGGTGGCGGCGGCGGGCATCGCCGGGTTTCCCTACGTGCACGCGCAGGAGAAAATCACGCTGCGCTATCTCGGCACCGCGGTGAACCAGAGCGCGGAGATCGCGAAGAAGTTCAAGGAAGATACGGGCATCGAGATTCAATACATTCCCGTCACGACCGACGATGTGACCAAACGCATCATCACGCAGCCGAATTCCTTCGATATCGTCGACACCGAATACTTCTCGCTCAAAAAGTTGATTCCCGCCGGCACGCTCGCGGGCATGGACGCGAAGCGCATCAAGCTCGCGGACAAGATCACGCCCGTATTGACCAAAGGAGAGGTGAACGGCAAGAAGATCGGCGATCAGGGCACGGCGCCCAAGAAGGTGATGTTCCTCAAGGGCGCGCGCTCGACCGAATTCAGCACGACGCCCACCGAATGGATGACGCTCATCCCCACGACCTACAACGCGGACACGCTCGGCATCCGCCCGGATCTGATCTCGCGGCCCGTGACGACATGGGCCGACCTGCTCAACCCGCAGTTCAAGGGGAAGGCGGCGCTGCTCAACATTCCGGCCATCGGCATCATGGATGCGGCCATGGCGATCGAGGCGACGGGTCAGGTCAAGTACGGCGACAAGGGCAACATGACGAAGGCGGAGATCGACCAGACCATCAAGGTGCTGATCGAAGCGAAGCGCGCCGGACAGTTCCGCGCGTTCTGGCGCGACTTCAACGAGAGCGTGAACCTGATGGCCTCGGGCGAAGTGGTGATCCAGTCGATGTGGTCGCCCGCCGTCACCAAGGTCCGCACGATGGGCATCGCGTGCAAGTTCCAGCCGCTCAAGGAAGGTTATCGCTCGTGGGCGTCGGGCTTCGGCTTTCCCCGCTCGCTGCAGGGCAGGAAGCTGGATGCTGCGTATGAATTCGTCAACTGGTTCCAGGACGGCTGGGCGGGCGCGTATCTGATGCGCCAGGGTTACTACCCCGGCGTGACCGAAACGGCCAAGTCGCACATGCAGGCTTACGAGTGGGACTACTGGATGGAAGGCAAGCCCGCCGCGCAGGACATCAAGGCGCCCGACGGCCAGTTGCTGGAGAAGGCGGGCACCGTGCGCGACGGCGGCTCGTACAACCAGCGCATGGGGGCGATCGCCTGCTGGAACGCGGTGATGGACGAGAACATCTACATGGTCCAGAAATGGAACGAGTTCATCGCCGCATAA
- a CDS encoding ABC transporter permease, which translates to MASVEYLQQAKQTPVRHWRVSAWLQATPLTLTFLLFFILPLVITLIVSFWDFNEYQIIPAFTLKNYAAIFDDCGSFTDVCVTFKTYWSTLRFCAIVWVVTLVLGFTIAYFLAFHVRTTAMQTVLFLVCTIPFWTSNVIRMISWIPLLGRNGLVNQALMSAHLVDRPIEWLLYSNFSVVLAFVHLYTFFMIVPIFNAMMRIDRALLEAARDAGASGWQVIRDVVLPLSKTGIVIGSIFVVTIVMGDFLTVGVMGGQQIASVGKIIQVQTGYLQFPAAAANAIILLAVVLMIVWALTRVVDIRKEL; encoded by the coding sequence ATGGCTTCGGTCGAATATCTCCAGCAGGCGAAGCAAACGCCGGTGCGTCACTGGCGCGTGAGCGCGTGGCTGCAAGCGACGCCGCTCACGCTGACCTTCCTGTTGTTCTTCATACTGCCGCTCGTGATCACGCTGATCGTGAGCTTCTGGGACTTCAACGAATATCAGATCATCCCGGCCTTCACCCTGAAGAACTATGCGGCGATATTCGACGACTGCGGTTCGTTCACGGACGTCTGCGTAACCTTCAAGACCTACTGGTCGACCCTCAGGTTCTGCGCGATCGTGTGGGTTGTGACGCTCGTGCTCGGCTTCACGATCGCGTACTTCCTCGCCTTTCATGTGCGAACGACCGCGATGCAGACCGTGCTGTTTCTCGTCTGCACGATTCCGTTCTGGACCTCGAACGTGATCCGCATGATCTCGTGGATTCCGCTTCTCGGGCGCAACGGACTGGTGAATCAGGCGCTCATGTCCGCGCATCTCGTCGATCGGCCGATCGAATGGCTGCTGTACTCGAACTTTTCGGTCGTGCTCGCGTTCGTGCATCTCTACACGTTCTTCATGATCGTGCCGATCTTCAACGCGATGATGCGTATCGACCGTGCTCTGCTCGAAGCGGCGCGCGACGCCGGCGCCAGCGGCTGGCAGGTCATCCGCGACGTGGTGCTGCCGCTATCGAAGACGGGCATCGTGATTGGCTCGATCTTCGTCGTCACCATCGTGATGGGCGACTTTCTCACCGTCGGCGTGATGGGCGGACAGCAAATTGCCTCGGTGGGCAAGATCATTCAGGTGCAGACCGGCTATCTGCAGTTTCCCGCCGCGGCGGCCAACGCGATCATCCTGCTCGCCGTCGTGCTGATGATCGTATGGGCGCTGACGCGCGTCGTCGATATCAGAAAGGAGTTGTGA
- a CDS encoding ABC transporter permease produces the protein MAGAIAHREHRPASFYWLALLFGLFVLFLYGPVITIFILSFQGPEGGLTFPMRGVSLHWFSALRDGVGDIDIWAAFGRSVKLALAVTVLTVLFSLSAGLAFRRRFRGDTAVFYVSVASLIMPSIIVSLGIGLTFRLLDSLIKYLSNEWGFQSFADSWTTSMGLFTSALGAHLTWTLPFGLLVMFAVFNRFNPAYEEAARDLGASPWQSFKHVVLPIIGPSVIGVGMFGFTLSWDEIARTSQAIGDQNTLPLELQGLTTSVTTPVIYALGTVTTLMSLAVMFGGLLIVRSIARRRKVAR, from the coding sequence ATGGCGGGTGCAATCGCGCATCGGGAACATCGGCCCGCGAGCTTCTACTGGCTCGCGCTCCTCTTCGGGCTGTTCGTGCTGTTTCTGTATGGGCCGGTCATCACGATCTTCATTCTGTCGTTTCAGGGCCCCGAAGGCGGGCTCACGTTTCCGATGCGCGGCGTCTCGCTGCACTGGTTCTCCGCCTTGCGCGACGGCGTCGGCGATATCGACATCTGGGCCGCGTTCGGACGCTCCGTCAAGCTCGCGCTCGCGGTGACGGTGCTGACCGTGCTGTTCTCACTGAGCGCGGGCCTTGCGTTCAGGCGGCGCTTTCGCGGCGATACCGCGGTGTTCTATGTTTCCGTGGCGAGTCTCATCATGCCGTCGATCATCGTGTCGCTCGGTATTGGCCTCACCTTTCGCCTGCTCGACTCGCTGATCAAATATCTGTCGAACGAATGGGGCTTCCAGTCGTTCGCGGATAGCTGGACCACGTCGATGGGTCTCTTCACCTCGGCGCTCGGCGCGCACCTCACGTGGACGCTGCCGTTCGGCCTGCTCGTGATGTTCGCGGTCTTCAACCGTTTCAATCCGGCGTACGAGGAAGCGGCGCGCGATCTCGGCGCTTCGCCGTGGCAGTCGTTCAAACATGTGGTGCTGCCGATCATCGGACCTTCCGTGATCGGCGTCGGCATGTTCGGGTTCACGCTTTCGTGGGATGAAATCGCGCGAACCTCGCAGGCGATAGGCGATCAGAACACGCTGCCGCTCGAATTGCAGGGCTTGACGACATCGGTGACGACGCCCGTCATCTACGCGCTCGGCACGGTGACGACGCTGATGTCGCTCGCGGTGATGTTCGGCGGTCTGCTGATCGTGAGATCGATCGCGCGGAGGAGGAAGGTGGCTCGCTGA
- a CDS encoding TetR family transcriptional regulator — translation MPRTAVPAKNQKDEPTRRQQLAAKTRERIFRIAIREFADKGFSGARVETIANRAKVNIRMIYHYFGGKEALYVEVLEHVLARLREAELAVTLDVRTVDPAAGILQLYDFTEGHFAAHPELLCLLSWENLNRARFLKRSKVIQAMSSPVLDKLRTLIRRGETAGTVRRGIDPLHLYVTLVSLAYFHKSNAYTISRMFDTDMLAPSWQSAHKAQAHELVRAFLAGERVLELT, via the coding sequence ATGCCACGTACCGCTGTTCCCGCGAAGAACCAGAAAGACGAGCCCACGCGCCGCCAGCAGCTCGCCGCCAAAACGCGCGAGCGCATCTTCAGGATCGCCATCAGGGAGTTCGCCGACAAGGGCTTCAGCGGCGCGCGCGTCGAGACGATCGCGAACCGCGCGAAGGTGAACATCCGCATGATCTATCACTATTTCGGCGGCAAGGAAGCGCTGTATGTCGAAGTGCTCGAACATGTGCTCGCGCGGCTGCGCGAAGCGGAACTCGCCGTGACGCTCGACGTGCGGACCGTCGATCCCGCGGCCGGCATTCTCCAGCTCTACGACTTCACCGAAGGCCATTTCGCGGCGCATCCGGAATTGCTGTGCCTGCTGTCGTGGGAGAATCTGAATCGTGCGCGCTTTCTGAAGCGCTCGAAAGTGATTCAGGCGATGTCATCGCCCGTGCTCGACAAGCTGCGCACGCTGATCCGGCGCGGGGAGACGGCGGGCACCGTGCGTCGCGGCATCGATCCGCTGCATCTGTACGTGACGCTCGTGAGCCTCGCCTACTTTCACAAGTCGAACGCGTACACGATCTCCCGGATGTTCGATACCGACATGCTCGCGCCTTCATGGCAATCCGCACACAAGGCGCAGGCGCATGAACTCGTGCGCGCGTTTCTCGCGGGAGAGCGGGTGCTCGAACTGACGTAG
- a CDS encoding ABC transporter permease: MNLELLAVFAGASIRLSAPMMLAATGELVSERAGVLNMSVEGMMLTGAFLGATFSWLTGSPSIGLLCGMLGVLPLALLQAFLSVTLRANQIVTGIGINILALGGTTLAYREIFGERSSAAIPGLAHWSPPVLGQLPLIGEPVFGQVWLLYAGLAVLLATSVVMRRTALGVALHATGVAPRAVDQSGLPVARIRYGAVLFSGVMSAAAGCFISIGDIHTFTEGMTNGTGYLAIAAIIFGNWKIGRTALACLLFGAATAMQFQLPMFGLHVPTALLIMLPYLLALVAVAGLIGRQTAPPALTQPFKR; this comes from the coding sequence ATGAATCTCGAACTTCTGGCGGTCTTCGCGGGCGCATCCATTCGTCTCTCCGCGCCGATGATGCTTGCCGCAACCGGCGAGCTCGTGAGCGAGCGCGCGGGCGTGCTCAACATGAGCGTCGAAGGCATGATGCTCACCGGCGCGTTTCTCGGCGCGACGTTCTCATGGCTCACCGGCAGCCCGTCGATCGGCCTGCTGTGCGGCATGCTCGGCGTGCTTCCGCTCGCGCTGCTGCAGGCGTTCCTGAGCGTGACCTTGCGCGCGAACCAGATCGTGACGGGCATCGGCATCAACATTCTCGCGCTCGGCGGCACGACGCTCGCTTATCGCGAGATCTTCGGTGAACGATCGAGCGCCGCGATTCCGGGACTCGCGCACTGGTCGCCGCCCGTGCTGGGCCAATTGCCCCTGATCGGCGAGCCCGTGTTCGGGCAGGTCTGGTTGCTGTATGCGGGGCTTGCGGTCTTGCTCGCCACCTCGGTCGTCATGCGCCGCACGGCGCTCGGCGTTGCGCTGCATGCAACGGGCGTCGCGCCGCGCGCGGTCGATCAGTCGGGCCTGCCGGTCGCGCGCATCCGCTACGGCGCGGTGTTGTTCTCCGGCGTGATGTCGGCGGCGGCGGGCTGCTTCATTTCCATCGGCGACATTCACACGTTCACCGAAGGCATGACCAACGGGACGGGCTATCTCGCGATCGCGGCGATCATCTTCGGCAACTGGAAGATCGGACGCACGGCGCTTGCGTGCCTGTTGTTCGGCGCGGCCACTGCGATGCAGTTTCAATTGCCGATGTTCGGCCTGCACGTGCCGACGGCGCTGCTCATCATGCTGCCGTACCTGCTCGCGCTGGTGGCGGTAGCGGGCCTGATTGGCCGGCAGACCGCGCCGCCCGCGCTCACGCAGCCGTTCAAACGCTAG